In the genome of Luteitalea pratensis, the window TGACGACGCTCTTGCTGCTCGTCGAGCGGCTGGGCTACCTGACACCGATAAGCCTCGAGCCGATGCTCGAACTCCTCGAGCGTGTGCGCGCAATGATGCATAAGCTCATTGCGACATTGGCGCGCTGACTCGACGCGAAGCAGGCAACCGGTACCCGTGACCCGGTACCCGTAACCCGGGCAGATGCCGTTCACTTGACCAAGTACCCAAACACCGCCGCGAGATTGTCGTCGGGCGAGGTGACCTCCTCGATGCGGCCGAAGGTCTCGGCGGCAGCGAGGTTGGTGACCTGCGTGTAGAACGTATCGGGGGCGTCGGTCTCCACCACGAGGGCGTCGCCTTCGAACCGCAGGCTGCGCACGTAGGCGTACGACAGGCACTCGCGGGCCAGTTCGCGCGGGCGCTCGGCGCGGATGTGGACGGTGTGCGGATGGTGGTCGATGAGCCCACGGATGTCGTGGACGTCGCCCTCGGCCAGAATCCGGCCGTTGTTGATGAGGAGCACGTTGCTCGTCATCGCCTCCACCTCGTGGAGGATGTGGCTCGAGACCAGGACGCTGCGGCCGTCACGCGCCCATTCTCGGATGATGCGGATGGTGCGGCGCCGCATCAGCGGATCCATGCCCGTGAGCGGTTCGTCGAGGATGAGCAGGTCGGGGTCGTGCACGAGCGCCTGCGCGAGTTTCACGCGCTGCCGCATGCCCTTGCTGTAGGCGCCGATCTTCTTGTCAGCGGCGGGCACGAGATCCACGGCCTCGAGCGCGCCGAGAGCGGCATGGCGCGCCTCGGTGCTCGAGTAGCCATTGAGCCGCACCAGCGCCGACACCCATTCGAGTCCGGTCATCCGCTCGTAGAAGGCGTCCTGCTCCGGACAGAAGCCGATGCGCGTGTACGCGGCCGGGTTGTTCCAGATCGACCCGCCGAGCACCGTCATGGCGCCCTTGCTCGGCTTCAGCTGACCGGTGATCAGCTTCATGAACGTCGACTTGCCTGCCCCATTGGGGCCGAGCAGTCCGGTGATGCCGGCCGGAATCGTCACCGAGACGTCGTTGAGGCCGATGACCTGTCCGTACCACTTGGACACGTGGTCGGCGGTGATGATCGCGGCGCTCATGCCACCACCTCCACGCCACGCACGCGCCGCTCGAGTACCGACGCCGAGATCACGATGACGGCCAGCAGCACCAGGAACGACACGGTTGCCGGCGTCTGGTGCCGCGGTACCTGCCGGAAGATGACGTCGCCCACCTGGTCGAGGCTCGCCTGGATGGAGACCCACGAAATCGCCGACGATCCGGTGATGAAGCGAAGCGCGTTGAACATCGCGTCCGAGAAGATCAACACGCCGGCAAAGAGGATGCCGACAAAGCGGCTGCTGCGCGACAGCGAGGAGAGCGCCGTCATGCCGAACGTGATGACGATGACCGTCAGCAGGCAGTAGAGCGTGACCGACGCGATCAGCGACGCGTTGGCCTTGAGGAAGCTGAAACTGCCGGAGAACGCGATCTGGAAGATGAGCAGCAGGATCGCCGGCAACCAGGTGATCCCCAGCAGGAACGTCGCGAGCACCGTCATCTTGCCGAGGATGTACTCGGCGCGCGTGACCGGCTTGGACAGGTACAGCTGCAACGCGTTGGCGCGGCGGTCGTTGGCGATGAGCCCGGCGCCCACGTACACCGTGATCAGGAAGACGAAGATGCTCTGCTGACCAAGGAAGTCGCGGAACGTCTGGGCCGACGGCGCCAGGAACGTCGCTGCCTGCGAGAAGTTGGACGCGAGGAACAACTGGCTCGCCCGGACGACGAACGGGATCCACGCGACGATGAGCAGGCCCAGGAACGCGCGCCGCGACAGGAACGACATCAGGCCGGCGCGGGCAATCACCGTCCAGGCGCTTCGGACCGGCCGCTTCTCGCCGCTGTAGCGCCGGTACGATTGATCATGGATGGGCACGGCCGCCTCCTTCGATGGCGTCGATGAAGACGTCTTCCAGCGTCGGCACGCTCGGGCGCAGGTGGCGCACCTGCACCCCCTCCGTAGACGCCAACGCGAAGACGTCGCGCGCGGTGCGGCCTGCCGGCACCAGCACGCGCATGACGTCATCGTCGGTGCCGTGCGCTTCGAGCCCGTTGGTGCGGAGCGCGTCGATGAACTGCGGCAGGTTCCCCTTGATGCGCAGCTCGAACACGCTGCCGCCCGTGCCCTTGAGGGTGGCGATCGGCCCCTGGGTGGCGATGCGTCCCTTATCCATCACGATGACGTGATCGCAGGTGTGCTCGACGTCGGGCAGCAGGTGCGACGACAGGATCAGGTTGACGCGCTTGTTGTGACCGAGGTCATGAATCAGGGCGAGCATCTCGTCGCGGCCCTTCGGGTCCATGCCGTTGGTCGGCTCGTCGAGGAAAAGCAGGTCGGGGTCGTGGACGAGCGCCTGGGCCAGCTTGATACGCTGCTTCATGCCTGTCGAGTAGGTCTCGACGTTGCGGTACCGAGCCTCGCCCAGGCCCACGTAATAGAGCACCTCGTGGGCACGCTGCATGGCGTCTACCGGCGGCAGGCCCGAGAGCTGCCCGCAGTACGCCACGAAGGTGACCGCATTCATGCCCGGGATGTGCGAGTCGTTCTCGGGCATGTAGCCGATGCGGGCGCGGATGTCCTGCGCCTTGTGGCGCACGTCGAGCCCGAGCACCAGCATCTGGCCGTGGGTCGGCACGATGAAGCCGAGCAGGGCCTTGATCATCGTGCTCTTGCCCGCCCCGTTCGGTCCCAGCAGACCGACGGCGCCGGCGGGAAACTGGACAGCGACACCTGACAGGGCCTCGTTCTTCCCGTAGACGACGGTGACGTCGTCCAGGGACACCACGGAGGAGGGATCGAGACTCACGACTCAGGGCTCACGGCTCAGGGCCTCGGGGAAACGCACCGCGCGGCTGGGCCAGGCGGCAAGCAACGGGCCGCAGGCCGCGCCCGCGATGGGACGGGGCGCAGGCGGCGGACTACAGGCTACATACGGAGGGGGACGGAGCGGGGTTCGTCGGCCCGAGTCTCACGTCTCAAGTCTCAGGTCTCAGGACTTGCCTGAGACCTGAGGCTTGAGGCTTGAGGCTTGAGACTTGAGTCTCGAGACGTGAGACCTACGGCTCCCCGCGCAGCCCCAGGAGGTCAGCCTCCTCGCGGAGCGACTCGATGACGTTGCCGATGTGGGTCTCGAGCGGCAAGCCGAGGCCCTCCGCCCCCTGTATCAGGTCTTCCCGCGACACCGCCCGGGCGAACCCCTTGTCCTTGATCTTCTTCTTGACCGACGCGGCCTCCAGATCCATGACGCTCTTCGATGGCCGCACGAGTGCGGCCGCCGTCACGAAGCCTGACATTTCGTCGCACGCATAGAGGACCTTCTCCAGCGGGCTGTCGCGGCTCACGCCGCTGTAGTTGGCGTGCGAGAGGATGGCCCGCGTGACTATCTCCGGATAGCCATGCTGGGCAAGAATCTCGACACCCCTGTAGGGATGCTCTTCCAGCGAAGGCCATCGCTCGTAGTCGAAGTCGTGCAGGAGCGCCGTCACGCTCCACACCGCCTCGTCCCCACCCATACGCCTCGCGTAGCCGCGCACGGCGGCATCGACGGCGTAGGCATGGCGCCTGAGGCTCTCGCTCTTCGTGTACTCGTGCAGCAGCGCGAGTGCGGCCTTTCGATCGGGTGTCCAGCTCATGCCCGCGCACTTCCCTTCGCCACCAGGTACACCGGCAGCCCGGCGAGGACGATCGCGAGCCCAGGCCATGTCGTCGCCGGCCGGTACGCGAACAGGACGAACAGGATCGCGAGGGCACCGACGATGTACAGGGCGGGGATGACCGGGTAGCCGAGCGCCTTGTAGGGACGTGGCGCGTCCGGACGGGTCACGCGCAGGCGAAACAGCCCAGCCACCGTGAGCGCATAGAAAATCAGCGCCGCAGAAATGACGTAATCGAGCAGGTTCGAGTAGAGGTTGCCGTAGCGGCCGGTCGTGGCGTCGTAGGTGCGTGGCAGCACGAGCAGGACCGCCCACAGCCCCTGCAGCACCAACCCGAAGGCGGGCACTCGCGCCGCGTTCAACTCGCCGGCGCGACGGAAGAACAGGCCATCGCGGGCCATCGCGTAATAGGCGCGCGCCCCGGCGAGCACCAGCCCGTTCACGCAGCCGAACGTCGACACCATGATCGCGGCCGCCATGGCCGCCGCACCGATCCCGGGGAACACGGTGTTGAGCAGCAGCGTGGCGACGCGGTCCGACGGCGCCGACTGGATCAACTCGAGCGGCAACGCCACCAGGTACGCGACGTTGGACAGCACGTACAGCCCTGTGACGATGGCCGTGCCGAGCACCATCGAGA includes:
- a CDS encoding ABC transporter ATP-binding protein, whose amino-acid sequence is MSAAIITADHVSKWYGQVIGLNDVSVTIPAGITGLLGPNGAGKSTFMKLITGQLKPSKGAMTVLGGSIWNNPAAYTRIGFCPEQDAFYERMTGLEWVSALVRLNGYSSTEARHAALGALEAVDLVPAADKKIGAYSKGMRQRVKLAQALVHDPDLLILDEPLTGMDPLMRRRTIRIIREWARDGRSVLVSSHILHEVEAMTSNVLLINNGRILAEGDVHDIRGLIDHHPHTVHIRAERPRELARECLSYAYVRSLRFEGDALVVETDAPDTFYTQVTNLAAAETFGRIEEVTSPDDNLAAVFGYLVK
- a CDS encoding ABC transporter permease, giving the protein MPIHDQSYRRYSGEKRPVRSAWTVIARAGLMSFLSRRAFLGLLIVAWIPFVVRASQLFLASNFSQAATFLAPSAQTFRDFLGQQSIFVFLITVYVGAGLIANDRRANALQLYLSKPVTRAEYILGKMTVLATFLLGITWLPAILLLIFQIAFSGSFSFLKANASLIASVTLYCLLTVIVITFGMTALSSLSRSSRFVGILFAGVLIFSDAMFNALRFITGSSAISWVSIQASLDQVGDVIFRQVPRHQTPATVSFLVLLAVIVISASVLERRVRGVEVVA
- a CDS encoding ABC transporter ATP-binding protein; this encodes MSLDPSSVVSLDDVTVVYGKNEALSGVAVQFPAGAVGLLGPNGAGKSTMIKALLGFIVPTHGQMLVLGLDVRHKAQDIRARIGYMPENDSHIPGMNAVTFVAYCGQLSGLPPVDAMQRAHEVLYYVGLGEARYRNVETYSTGMKQRIKLAQALVHDPDLLFLDEPTNGMDPKGRDEMLALIHDLGHNKRVNLILSSHLLPDVEHTCDHVIVMDKGRIATQGPIATLKGTGGSVFELRIKGNLPQFIDALRTNGLEAHGTDDDVMRVLVPAGRTARDVFALASTEGVQVRHLRPSVPTLEDVFIDAIEGGGRAHP
- a CDS encoding HDIG domain-containing metalloprotein — its product is MSWTPDRKAALALLHEYTKSESLRRHAYAVDAAVRGYARRMGGDEAVWSVTALLHDFDYERWPSLEEHPYRGVEILAQHGYPEIVTRAILSHANYSGVSRDSPLEKVLYACDEMSGFVTAAALVRPSKSVMDLEAASVKKKIKDKGFARAVSREDLIQGAEGLGLPLETHIGNVIESLREEADLLGLRGEP